One window from the genome of Oryctolagus cuniculus chromosome 1, mOryCun1.1, whole genome shotgun sequence encodes:
- the OR52W1 gene encoding LOW QUALITY PROTEIN: olfactory receptor 52W1 (The sequence of the model RefSeq protein was modified relative to this genomic sequence to represent the inferred CDS: substituted 1 base at 1 genomic stop codon) produces the protein MAASPQPNVTFLHPDFILTGIPGLGSIQAWLTLVFGPMYLLALLGNGALLAVVRTDSSLHQPMFLLLATLAATDLGLATSVTPGLLVVLWLGPRLMPYAACLAQMFFVHALTAMESGVLLAMACDRAVAIGRPLHYPILVTKARVGYVVLALALKAVAIVVPFPLLVARFEHFRAKTICHAYCAHMAVVELVVGNTRVNNLYGLGLSLAVSGVDILGITGSYGLIAHTVLQLPTREARTKAFGTCSSHICVILAFYVPGLFSYLTHRFGRHTVPXPVHILLSIIYLLLPPALNPLIYGVRTKQIRDQLLESFTFRKSHF, from the coding sequence ATGGCAGCAAGTCCACAGCCCAATGTCACCTTCCTACACCCAGACTTCATATTGACTGGCATTCCGGGGCTAGGGAGTATCCAAGCCTGGCTGACACTGGTCTTCGGGCCCATGTATCTGCTGGCCCTGCTGGGCAATGGAGCACTGTTGGCAGTGGTGCGGACAGACTCCTCACTACATCAGCCCATGTTTCTACTCCTGGCCACACTGGCAGCCACAGACCTGGGTTTAGCCACATCTGTAACTCCAGGATTGCTGGTTGTGCTATGGCTTGGGCCCCGACTCATGCCATATGCTGCTTGCCTGGCCCAGATGTTCTTTGTACATGCACTGACTGCTATGGAATCTGGTGTGCTTCTGGCCATGGCCTGTGATCGTGCTGTGGCAATAGGGCGTCCACTGCATTACCCTATCCTAGTTACCAAAGCTCGTGTAGGCTATGTAGTCCTGGCACTGGCACTGAAAGCTGTAGCTATTGTTGTGCCTTTCCCTCTGCTGGTGGCACGATTTGAGCACTTCCGAGCAAAGACCATATGCCATGCCTACTGTGCACACATGGCAGTGGTAGAGCTGGTGGTGGGTAACACACGGGTCAATAACTTGTATGGGCTGGGACTTTCATTGGCCGTGTCAGGAGTGGACATTCTGGGCATCACTGGGTCCTATGGGCTTATTGCTCACACTGTATTACAGCTGCCTACTCGGGAAGCCCGTACTAAGGCCTTTGGTACATGTAGTTCTCACATCTGTGTCATTTTGGCCTTCTATGTGCCTGGTCTCTTCTCCTACCTCACACACCGCTTTGGTCGTCATACTGTCCCATAGCCCGTGCACATCCTTCTCTCCATCATCTATTTGCTGTTGCCACCTGCCCTCAACCCTCTCATCTATGGTGTCCGCACTAAGCAGATCAGAGATCAGCTCCTGGAAAGCTTCACATTCAGAAAAAGCCATTTCTGA